A portion of the Treponema rectale genome contains these proteins:
- a CDS encoding SMP-30/gluconolactonase/LRE family protein, which translates to MINQIKTYTAELFLKEKHTLGESPFYDARTKTLSWVDITEGKFFTLGADGTRRCFSYGQAIGSAVPAEKPGTYLIAGTDGLYLENADGTKPLLIKNLSEYYKPWQRSNDVKADPEGRVWFGSSVDDGIHDASGNLFCLENGKVTVKQSDTKISNGLAWSSDRKKFYFSDSLQYAVFEYDYDLKTGKISNRRILFRMEEGRGITDGMCIDSEDNLWVAVWGGSRIEERSTKDGSLLAVVNVPAKNVTSCCFTGDKLDTLFITSAATSQTGELDGCLFTCKVDVKGLECDYCKLSAK; encoded by the coding sequence TAAAAGAAAAACACACGCTCGGAGAGTCTCCTTTTTATGATGCCCGCACAAAAACCCTTTCCTGGGTTGATATTACGGAAGGAAAATTTTTTACCCTTGGAGCAGATGGAACCCGAAGGTGTTTTAGTTACGGACAGGCAATCGGCTCTGCGGTTCCGGCTGAAAAACCCGGCACTTATCTGATTGCCGGAACAGATGGTCTTTATCTTGAAAATGCAGATGGCACTAAACCTCTTCTTATCAAAAATCTTTCTGAATATTATAAACCCTGGCAGCGTTCAAATGACGTAAAGGCTGACCCTGAAGGCCGAGTCTGGTTTGGTTCTTCCGTTGATGATGGAATACATGACGCAAGCGGAAATCTGTTTTGTCTTGAAAATGGAAAAGTAACTGTAAAGCAGTCTGATACTAAAATTTCCAATGGACTTGCCTGGAGCTCAGACCGGAAGAAGTTCTATTTTTCTGATTCGCTACAGTATGCAGTTTTTGAATATGATTATGATCTGAAGACTGGCAAAATTTCAAACCGCAGGATTTTGTTCAGGATGGAAGAAGGTCGGGGCATTACAGATGGAATGTGCATTGATTCTGAAGATAATCTCTGGGTAGCCGTTTGGGGTGGCAGCCGCATAGAAGAGAGAAGTACAAAAGACGGCTCTCTTCTTGCAGTTGTAAATGTGCCTGCTAAAAACGTAACCTCCTGCTGCTTTACGGGAGACAAGCTGGATACTCTTTTTATCACAAGTGCAGCTACCAGCCAGACCGGTGAACTGGACGGCTGTCTCTTTACCTGCAAGGTTGACGTAAAAGGCCTGGAGTGCGATTACTGTAAACTGTCGGCAAAATAA